ATTTACATTTGTCTGCTATCTTCAATTGAGCAACAGTATCATTAATATTGTGGAATTAAATAATTCAAGATGACTCAAACTGCTGAAAGCCTAGCGACACTTGATGAGAGACTTTCTAGGCGTGATATTAAACTCGATCCAGGTGGCTATTTCATTATTTATCTGGATCGGGAGGCTGAGTTGATTTGCGCCAAGCACTTCACCAATGTAATTGACGATCGCGGTTTAGCTGTAGACCCGGAAACTGGGAAGGTAATTCCTGCACGGGGCAAAG
The Microcoleus sp. FACHB-831 genome window above contains:
- a CDS encoding DUF4346 domain-containing protein → MTQTAESLATLDERLSRRDIKLDPGGYFIIYLDREAELICAKHFTNVIDDRGLAVDPETGKVIPARGKVQRDLSTLFTGRTAKQLCVNIFEETQPCPVTLLDHAAYLGREFLRAEIALINGLEYVQD